A region from the Pseudomonas promysalinigenes genome encodes:
- a CDS encoding response regulator transcription factor — MSELLLIDDDQELCELLGSWLTQEGFAVRACHDGQSARQALAEQAPAAVVLDVMLPDGSGLELLKQLRSEHAELPVLMLSARGEPLDRILGLELGADDYLAKPCDPRELTARLRAVLRRSHPTATATQLEIGDLAFSPVRGVVSIEGRDMSLTLSESRILEALLRQPGEPLDKQELAQIALGRKLTLYDRSLDMHVSNLRKKVGPHADGRPRIVALRSRGYYYSL, encoded by the coding sequence ATGAGCGAGCTGTTACTGATTGATGATGACCAGGAACTCTGCGAGCTGCTCGGCAGCTGGCTGACCCAGGAGGGGTTTGCGGTACGCGCCTGCCACGATGGCCAGAGCGCGCGCCAGGCGCTTGCCGAACAGGCACCGGCGGCAGTCGTACTGGATGTGATGCTGCCCGACGGCAGCGGCCTTGAGCTGCTCAAGCAATTGCGCAGCGAACACGCCGAGCTCCCGGTGCTGATGTTGTCGGCACGGGGCGAACCCCTGGACCGCATTCTGGGCCTTGAACTGGGCGCTGACGACTACCTGGCCAAGCCCTGCGACCCCCGCGAGCTCACCGCCCGCCTGCGTGCCGTGCTGCGCCGCAGCCACCCCACGGCCACCGCTACCCAGTTGGAAATCGGTGACCTTGCCTTCAGCCCGGTGCGCGGCGTGGTCAGCATAGAGGGTCGCGACATGAGCCTGACGCTGTCTGAAAGCCGTATCCTCGAAGCGCTTCTGCGTCAGCCTGGCGAGCCGCTGGACAAGCAGGAACTGGCACAGATAGCCCTGGGCCGCAAGCTGACCCTGTATGACCGCAGCCTGGACATGCATGTGAGCAACCTGCGCAAGAAGGTCGGCCCCCACGCCGACGGGCGCCCAAGGATTGTGGCATTGCGCAGCCGCGGCTACTACTACAGCTTGTAA
- a CDS encoding Spy/CpxP family protein refolding chaperone — protein MRKTLIALMFAAALPTVAMAMPDGGPRHEGPHHRGDAAFAQLDLSRDQRQQIGKLMGEQMQNRRAITERYLNKLPAADQKAMKDELKASHDKTDSQVRALLKPDQQKKFDELQKEREARKAEWKEFQAWKAEKAAKAQ, from the coding sequence ATGCGCAAGACCCTTATCGCTCTGATGTTCGCCGCCGCCCTGCCGACCGTGGCCATGGCAATGCCTGATGGCGGCCCACGCCACGAAGGCCCGCACCATCGCGGTGACGCAGCCTTTGCGCAACTGGATCTGAGCCGCGATCAACGCCAGCAGATCGGCAAGCTGATGGGCGAGCAAATGCAGAACCGCCGGGCAATCACCGAGCGCTATCTGAACAAGCTGCCAGCAGCCGACCAGAAAGCCATGAAAGACGAGCTCAAGGCCAGCCACGACAAGACCGACAGCCAAGTGCGGGCGCTGCTCAAGCCTGACCAGCAGAAGAAGTTCGACGAACTGCAGAAAGAACGCGAAGCACGCAAAGCTGAATGGAAAGAGTTCCAGGCCTGGAAAGCTGAAAAAGCCGCCAAGGCCCAGTAA
- a CDS encoding sensor histidine kinase, which translates to MLLRSLFWRILASFWLAIALVAGLSILLGHMLNQDAWILSRHPGLKNMASQWAQHYEHEGLESAQAFLEQRKQRYKIDVQVLDDSGDAVVPGTFPRRAAAFEARQHNDERRLPWRRLTEEYTSPTTGETYLLIYRIPHPELDAWHRDSLLWPLSALGIALVVLTLFSLLVTLSITRPLSRLRGAVHDLGQATYQQNSLARLAARRDEFGVLATDFNKMGARLQSLIGSQRQLLRDVSHELRSPLARLRIALALAERAETEQRQALWPRLTRECDRLEDLISEILTLARVDAEQAHAEPVDINALLGSVRKDAQLSAPEQEVKLEAQPGLTLQGWPTLIERAVDNLLRNALRFNPAGQPIEISARREQEKVVLSVRDHGPGAAPEHLAQMGEPFFRAPGQEAAGHGLGLAIARKAAERHGGGLVLENHPQGGFVARLELPLTVTTGS; encoded by the coding sequence GTGCTCTTGCGTTCCTTGTTCTGGCGCATCCTGGCCAGCTTCTGGCTGGCCATCGCCTTGGTTGCGGGCCTGTCGATCCTTTTGGGCCACATGCTCAATCAGGACGCCTGGATTCTTAGCCGCCACCCGGGCCTTAAAAACATGGCCAGCCAGTGGGCTCAGCATTATGAGCATGAGGGCCTGGAGTCCGCTCAAGCCTTCCTGGAGCAACGCAAGCAGCGCTACAAGATTGATGTACAGGTGCTCGACGACAGCGGCGACGCCGTGGTGCCCGGCACCTTCCCGCGCCGCGCCGCCGCCTTCGAGGCCCGTCAGCATAATGACGAGCGGCGCCTGCCGTGGCGGCGCTTGACCGAGGAATACACCAGCCCCACTACAGGCGAAACTTACCTGCTGATCTACCGCATCCCGCACCCGGAGCTTGACGCCTGGCACCGCGACAGCCTGCTTTGGCCTTTGAGTGCGCTGGGCATCGCATTGGTCGTGCTGACCTTATTCAGCCTGCTCGTCACGTTGTCCATCACCCGCCCGCTCAGCCGCCTGCGCGGCGCCGTGCACGACCTCGGCCAGGCCACGTACCAGCAGAACAGCCTCGCTCGCCTGGCCGCGCGGCGAGACGAGTTCGGCGTGCTGGCCACAGACTTCAACAAGATGGGCGCGCGCCTGCAAAGCCTGATCGGCAGCCAGCGCCAACTGTTGCGCGACGTGTCCCACGAGCTGCGTTCGCCCCTGGCGCGCCTGCGCATCGCCTTGGCCCTGGCCGAGCGCGCCGAAACCGAACAGCGCCAGGCGCTGTGGCCACGCCTGACCCGTGAGTGCGACCGCCTGGAAGACCTGATCAGCGAGATTTTGACGCTGGCCAGGGTCGATGCCGAGCAAGCCCACGCCGAGCCGGTGGACATCAACGCGCTGCTTGGCAGCGTGCGCAAGGACGCCCAACTCAGCGCCCCGGAACAGGAAGTGAAGCTTGAGGCTCAGCCTGGGCTGACACTGCAAGGCTGGCCGACTCTGATAGAGCGTGCGGTGGACAATCTGCTACGCAACGCACTGCGCTTCAACCCTGCCGGGCAACCGATCGAAATCAGCGCCAGGCGCGAGCAGGAGAAAGTCGTGCTGAGCGTGCGTGACCATGGCCCGGGGGCTGCTCCGGAGCACCTGGCGCAAATGGGTGAGCCGTTCTTCCGGGCCCCAGGGCAAGAAGCCGCAGGCCATGGGCTGGGCCTTGCGATTGCGCGCAAGGCCGCTGAGCGCCATGGCGGCGGCCTGGTATTGGAGAATCACCCCCAAGGCGGGTTCGTGGCCCGTCTGGAGTTGCCGCTAACCGTGACGACTGGCAGTTAA
- a CDS encoding NAD(P)H nitroreductase translates to MEALDALLNRVSVPRLTEPAPNQAQREALFQAALRAPDHGQLRPWRFLTIEGQGREKLGELFAQALQNKGDASPAALDKARARPLRAPLLIVVIAKLQDHFKVPKSEQRLAAGCAAHGILIAAHAQGIGAVWRTGDMAFDAHVHQGLGLAENEELIGYLYVGTPLTEPRTAPVLETADFVSVWGA, encoded by the coding sequence ATGGAGGCTCTCGACGCATTGCTCAACCGTGTTTCCGTGCCACGCCTGACCGAGCCTGCGCCCAATCAGGCGCAGCGCGAGGCGCTGTTCCAGGCCGCGCTCAGGGCGCCGGACCACGGCCAGCTGCGGCCGTGGCGCTTTTTGACCATTGAAGGTCAGGGCCGTGAAAAGCTCGGTGAACTGTTCGCCCAGGCGTTGCAGAACAAGGGCGATGCGAGCCCGGCTGCGTTGGACAAGGCCCGTGCAAGGCCGCTGCGCGCGCCGCTGTTGATCGTGGTGATCGCCAAGCTGCAAGACCACTTCAAGGTTCCAAAGTCTGAGCAGCGTCTGGCCGCAGGTTGTGCCGCCCACGGCATTCTGATTGCGGCCCATGCCCAGGGAATTGGCGCGGTGTGGCGCACGGGCGATATGGCCTTTGATGCGCACGTTCATCAAGGCCTGGGCTTGGCCGAGAACGAAGAATTGATCGGTTACCTCTATGTCGGTACTCCGCTGACCGAGCCGCGCACGGCGCCGGTTCTGGAAACCGCAGATTTCGTGAGCGTTTGGGGCGCGTGA
- a CDS encoding TrkH family potassium uptake protein: MALPTLRIIGFIIGIFLITLAVGMAVPMATLVIFERTRDMPSFLWSSLITFIAGLALVVQGRPEHVHLRPRDMYLLTVSSWVVVCIFAALPFLLTQHISYTDAFFESMSGITATGATVLSGLDNMSPGILMWRSMLHWLGGIGFIAMAVAILPLLRIGGMRLFQTESSDRSEKVMPRSHMVAKSIVSVYVGFSILGALAFWWAGMTPFDAINHAMSAISTGGFSTSDQSLAKWDIPAVHWVAVVVMILGSLPFTLYVATLRGNRRALLRDQQVQGLLGMLVVTWLVLGTWYWYTTNVHWLDALRHVALNVTSVVTTTGFALGDYSLWGNFSLMLFFYLGFVGGCSGSTAGGIKIFRFQVAYILLKASLNQLIHPRAVIKQKYNGHRLDEEIVRSILTFSFFFAITICVMALLLSLLGVDWMTALTGAAGTVSGVGPGLGEVVGPSGNYSTLPDAAKWILATGMLLGRLEIITVLVLCMPAFWRH; encoded by the coding sequence ATGGCGTTGCCGACCTTAAGGATCATTGGTTTCATCATCGGCATCTTCCTGATCACCCTGGCCGTCGGCATGGCCGTGCCCATGGCGACCCTGGTGATCTTCGAACGCACCCGCGACATGCCCTCGTTTCTGTGGTCCAGCCTGATTACCTTCATCGCAGGCCTGGCCTTGGTCGTGCAGGGGCGCCCCGAGCACGTTCACCTGCGCCCGCGGGACATGTACCTGTTGACGGTCAGCAGCTGGGTTGTGGTGTGCATTTTCGCCGCGCTGCCATTCCTGCTGACCCAGCACATCAGCTACACCGACGCATTCTTCGAAAGCATGTCCGGCATCACCGCCACTGGCGCAACGGTGCTGAGCGGGCTGGACAACATGTCGCCAGGCATCTTGATGTGGCGCTCGATGCTGCACTGGCTCGGAGGTATCGGCTTTATCGCCATGGCCGTGGCCATTCTGCCGCTGCTGCGCATCGGCGGCATGCGGTTGTTCCAGACCGAGTCGTCCGACCGCTCGGAAAAGGTCATGCCCCGCTCTCATATGGTGGCCAAGTCGATCGTCAGCGTGTACGTGGGCTTCTCGATTCTGGGAGCACTGGCTTTCTGGTGGGCCGGTATGACCCCGTTCGATGCCATCAACCACGCCATGTCGGCCATCTCCACTGGCGGTTTCTCCACCTCCGACCAGTCGCTTGCCAAGTGGGACATCCCAGCGGTGCACTGGGTAGCGGTGGTGGTAATGATCCTCGGCAGCCTGCCCTTCACCCTGTACGTAGCGACCCTGCGCGGCAATCGCAGGGCATTGTTGCGCGACCAGCAGGTTCAGGGCCTGCTGGGCATGCTGGTGGTGACATGGCTGGTGCTCGGCACCTGGTACTGGTACACCACCAACGTTCATTGGCTCGACGCCTTGCGCCACGTCGCGCTCAACGTGACGTCGGTGGTCACAACCACAGGCTTCGCCTTGGGCGACTACAGCCTGTGGGGCAACTTCTCGCTGATGCTGTTCTTCTACCTGGGCTTTGTCGGCGGCTGCTCCGGCTCGACAGCCGGCGGTATCAAGATCTTCCGCTTCCAGGTGGCCTACATTCTGCTCAAGGCCAGCCTCAACCAGCTTATCCACCCGCGTGCAGTGATCAAGCAGAAGTACAACGGTCATCGGTTGGACGAAGAGATCGTGCGCTCGATTCTGACCTTCTCGTTCTTCTTTGCCATCACTATCTGCGTGATGGCATTGCTGCTGTCGCTGCTGGGCGTGGATTGGATGACGGCACTGACCGGTGCTGCCGGCACGGTATCGGGCGTAGGTCCGGGGCTGGGCGAGGTGGTTGGCCCATCTGGCAATTACTCGACGCTACCAGACGCCGCCAAGTGGATTCTTGCCACCGGCATGTTGCTCGGCCGCCTGGAGATCATCACGGTGCTGGTGTTGTGTATGCCGGCGTTCTGGCGTCACTGA
- a CDS encoding AraC family transcriptional regulator produces the protein MSERTTSASWASGIVKALELEGLDCPAMFKQLGLDFAALDDPDARFPQDAMTRLWQLAVELSGNEAIGLNMARVVRPASFHVVGYALMSSRTLAEGFERLVRYQRIIAESSDLSFTLGPEGYSLILTVHGDHLPPTRHSAEASLACALALCKWLSGRPVQPRRVLVQGPQPKDIEPYKVAFHSPLVFGAPHDALLFERADMEAPLPTANEAMAILHDRFAGEYLSRFSESRVTHRVRQVLCRILPQGEPKRETLARALHLSERTLQRRLQEEGTSFQNLLDDTRRELAEQYLAQPGMTLLETAYLLGFADPSNFYRAFRRWFDETPSEYRARLGTEPGDVSDARTPAYTTPAP, from the coding sequence ATGAGTGAAAGAACCACGTCCGCCAGCTGGGCATCAGGGATTGTCAAGGCGCTGGAGCTCGAAGGGCTCGACTGCCCGGCCATGTTCAAGCAATTGGGGCTTGATTTCGCCGCTCTCGACGACCCGGACGCGCGGTTTCCACAAGACGCCATGACCCGCCTCTGGCAGCTGGCGGTGGAGCTTTCTGGTAATGAAGCCATCGGCCTGAACATGGCCCGGGTAGTGCGCCCGGCTTCGTTTCACGTGGTGGGTTACGCGCTGATGTCCAGCCGTACGTTGGCCGAAGGCTTCGAGCGGTTGGTGCGCTACCAGCGAATCATTGCCGAAAGCTCTGACCTGAGTTTCACGCTTGGTCCTGAAGGCTACTCGCTGATTCTGACGGTACATGGCGATCACCTGCCCCCCACCCGGCACAGCGCCGAAGCATCGCTGGCCTGTGCCCTGGCGTTGTGCAAGTGGCTGAGCGGCAGGCCCGTGCAGCCTCGTCGGGTGCTGGTACAAGGCCCGCAGCCCAAAGATATCGAGCCATACAAGGTGGCGTTTCATTCACCTTTGGTGTTCGGCGCGCCCCACGATGCATTGCTGTTCGAGCGGGCCGACATGGAGGCCCCGCTGCCTACCGCAAATGAAGCAATGGCGATCCTGCACGATCGCTTCGCCGGTGAATACCTTTCGCGCTTTTCGGAAAGTCGCGTTACCCACAGGGTGCGCCAGGTGTTGTGCCGCATCTTGCCGCAGGGCGAGCCGAAGCGCGAAACCCTTGCCCGGGCGCTGCACCTTTCCGAACGCACCTTGCAGCGGCGTTTGCAGGAAGAAGGGACAAGCTTTCAGAACCTGCTCGACGACACTCGTCGCGAACTGGCCGAGCAGTATCTGGCGCAACCAGGCATGACGTTGTTGGAAACTGCCTACCTGCTCGGCTTTGCCGACCCGAGCAACTTCTACCGGGCGTTCCGCCGATGGTTCGATGAAACGCCTAGCGAATACAGAGCTCGGCTGGGCACCGAGCCCGGCGATGTCAGTGACGCCAGAACGCCGGCATACACAACACCAGCACCGTGA
- a CDS encoding DUF962 domain-containing protein produces MATSTSFRTFAEFYPYYLGEHSNPTCRRLHFVGTSLVIALLAYTIASGKWLLLLAVPVFGYGFAWVGHFCYERNKPATFKHPWYSLMGDFAMFRDILLGRISL; encoded by the coding sequence ATGGCCACCTCTACATCGTTTCGCACCTTCGCCGAGTTCTATCCGTACTATTTGGGCGAACACAGCAACCCCACCTGCCGGCGCCTGCATTTCGTGGGCACCAGCCTGGTGATAGCGCTGCTGGCCTATACGATCGCCAGTGGGAAATGGTTGCTATTGTTGGCAGTACCGGTCTTCGGCTACGGGTTTGCCTGGGTTGGGCATTTTTGCTACGAGCGGAACAAGCCGGCCACGTTCAAGCACCCCTGGTACAGCCTGATGGGTGACTTCGCCATGTTCCGCGACATCCTCCTCGGGCGCATCAGCCTGTAG
- a CDS encoding DMT family transporter: MNHRTALAALHFGALFFGLTGVFGKLAASASPAVIVFGRAAFAVLALALFASLTGPGWQRLSGQDTRRLLFGGMLLAGHWVSFFIAVKVGGVAIATLGFASFPAFTVILEGLLFRERIRRNEGVLVLLVSIGLILVTPSFDLASQATGGLLWALLSGLLFSLLSLTNRAGSGRLPAVQAALWQNLVVGVCLLPFAGPGLSQVAGRDWLWIALLGVFCTGIAHSLFVASLAVIKARTAAVVFAMEPVYGIAVAWAIFAETPTLRMLLGGALIIFAIVLSSRMSAEQPTRPKVPAQAP, translated from the coding sequence ATGAACCACCGCACTGCCCTCGCCGCCCTGCACTTCGGTGCGCTGTTCTTCGGTTTGACCGGCGTCTTCGGCAAGCTGGCAGCCAGCGCCAGCCCGGCGGTCATCGTGTTCGGCCGGGCAGCGTTCGCCGTGTTGGCCTTGGCGCTGTTCGCCAGCCTGACCGGGCCGGGTTGGCAACGCCTGAGTGGCCAGGACACACGCCGCCTGCTTTTTGGCGGCATGCTGCTGGCCGGCCACTGGGTCAGCTTTTTCATCGCCGTGAAGGTCGGCGGCGTGGCCATCGCCACACTGGGCTTTGCCAGCTTCCCGGCCTTCACCGTGATACTCGAGGGGCTGTTGTTCCGTGAGCGCATCCGCCGCAACGAAGGCGTGCTAGTGCTATTGGTCAGTATCGGGCTGATTCTGGTTACCCCATCATTCGACCTGGCCAGCCAAGCCACCGGCGGGCTGCTCTGGGCATTGCTTTCAGGCTTGCTGTTCTCCCTGCTGTCGCTGACCAACCGTGCAGGTTCTGGGCGCTTGCCAGCCGTGCAGGCGGCGCTGTGGCAGAACCTGGTGGTCGGCGTGTGCCTGCTGCCGTTCGCAGGCCCCGGCCTGAGCCAGGTCGCGGGCCGGGACTGGCTGTGGATCGCCTTGCTCGGCGTATTCTGCACAGGTATTGCCCATAGCCTGTTCGTGGCCAGCTTGGCGGTGATCAAGGCGCGCACCGCCGCTGTCGTGTTCGCCATGGAGCCGGTTTACGGTATCGCTGTCGCCTGGGCGATCTTCGCCGAAACGCCAACCCTGCGCATGCTGTTGGGTGGTGCGCTGATCATCTTTGCCATCGTGCTTTCCAGCCGAATGTCCGCCGAACAACCGACCAGACCCAAAGTGCCGGCCCAAGCCCCATGA
- a CDS encoding SelT/SelW/SelH family protein, translating to MADNKPQIVITYCTQCQWLLRAAWLAQELLSTFSDDIGRVALEPATGGIFRITCDGVQIWERKADGGFPEAKVLKQRVRDQIDPQRHLGHNDR from the coding sequence ATGGCTGACAACAAGCCGCAAATCGTCATCACATATTGCACGCAGTGCCAGTGGTTGTTGCGCGCAGCCTGGCTTGCCCAGGAGTTGCTCAGCACCTTCAGCGACGACATTGGCCGGGTGGCGCTGGAGCCGGCTACCGGCGGCATATTTCGCATCACCTGCGATGGCGTGCAGATCTGGGAGCGCAAAGCCGATGGTGGTTTCCCCGAGGCGAAGGTGCTGAAGCAGCGCGTGCGCGACCAGATCGACCCTCAGCGCCATCTGGGCCATAACGACCGTTGA
- a CDS encoding patatin-like phospholipase family protein: MRRLLLCLLLTATALTVWAAEPAHPKIGLVLSGGAARGLAHIGVLKALEEQGVRIDAIAGTSMGAVVGGLYASGYSVQELETLATTLDWQQALSDAPPRRDVPFRRKQDDRDFLVKQKLSFRDDGSLGLPLGVIQGQNLALLLESKLAHTADTRDFDKLPIPFRAVATDIASGEKVVFRRGHLPQVIRASMSIPAVFAPVELEGRLLVDGGMVDNIPLDVAREMGVDLAIVVDIGTPLRDRKQLATVVDVLNQSITLMTRRNSEEQLANLHRDDILIQPQLAAFGVTDFGRAQDMIDAGYRATRLLGTRLAVLRQPDGDANLAVARSSSQRTPLITAIRIENDSKVSDDVIRYYIRQPLGEPLALDRLQTDMGTLYGLDYFDRVQYRVVHKGQDNILVINARGKRGGTDYLRLGLNLSDDLRGDSAFNLGASYRMNGINRLGAEWLTRAQIGEQQELYSEFYQPLDVGSRYFVAPYLDLGSQNIEATLDNDPIAEYRLERYGFGLNLGRQIGTSGEVRLGLGKAWGKADVRVGEQDLPSVSFNEGFYELKYSFDTLDNVYFPHSGEDISLTLRKYDKSLDSDYDYRQWLLNVDKAISSGPNTFVLGGRYGRTLDDTEVVTSSFVLGGARELSGLRQDSLSGQNASLLRVVYYRRLTPRAYLPLDFPLYLGGSLERGRVWNNDNAFDSGYINAASIFLGLETPLGPLNLSYGANTAHEQAVYLNLGHTF, from the coding sequence ATGCGCCGCCTGCTGTTATGCCTTTTACTGACCGCCACCGCTCTCACCGTATGGGCCGCCGAGCCTGCGCACCCTAAGATCGGCCTGGTGCTATCTGGCGGCGCCGCTCGCGGTCTGGCCCATATTGGCGTGCTCAAGGCCCTGGAGGAACAGGGCGTGCGCATCGATGCCATCGCCGGCACCAGCATGGGCGCAGTGGTCGGCGGGCTGTACGCGTCGGGCTACAGCGTCCAAGAGCTGGAAACGCTCGCCACCACGCTGGACTGGCAACAGGCACTGTCGGATGCCCCGCCACGTCGCGATGTGCCATTCCGGCGCAAGCAAGATGACCGCGACTTTCTGGTCAAGCAGAAACTTAGTTTTCGCGACGACGGCAGCCTGGGCCTGCCCCTTGGCGTGATCCAGGGTCAAAACCTGGCGCTGCTGCTGGAAAGCAAGCTGGCGCACACAGCCGACACCCGCGACTTCGACAAGCTGCCGATACCCTTCCGCGCCGTTGCCACCGACATCGCCAGTGGCGAAAAAGTCGTGTTCCGCCGTGGCCACTTGCCCCAGGTGATCCGCGCCAGCATGTCGATCCCGGCCGTGTTCGCACCTGTCGAACTGGAAGGTCGGCTGTTGGTGGACGGAGGCATGGTCGACAACATTCCGCTTGATGTGGCGCGTGAAATGGGTGTGGATCTGGCCATCGTCGTCGATATTGGTACGCCGCTACGCGACCGTAAGCAACTGGCCACAGTGGTCGACGTGCTCAACCAGTCGATCACCCTGATGACCCGGCGCAATTCCGAAGAACAACTGGCCAATCTGCACCGCGACGACATTCTGATCCAGCCGCAACTGGCCGCCTTCGGTGTCACCGACTTCGGCCGCGCTCAAGACATGATCGATGCCGGCTACAGAGCCACCCGCTTACTAGGCACGCGTCTGGCAGTGTTGCGCCAACCCGATGGGGACGCCAACCTGGCCGTAGCCCGCTCCTCAAGCCAGCGAACGCCCCTGATCACCGCGATCAGAATAGAAAACGACTCCAAGGTCAGCGACGATGTGATCCGCTATTACATCCGCCAGCCGCTTGGCGAACCGCTGGCACTCGACCGTCTGCAGACCGACATGGGCACGCTGTACGGCCTGGACTACTTCGACAGGGTGCAGTACCGCGTGGTGCACAAGGGCCAGGACAACATCCTGGTCATCAATGCGCGAGGCAAGCGCGGTGGCACTGACTATCTGCGTTTAGGCCTTAATCTATCGGATGACCTACGCGGCGACAGTGCCTTCAACCTCGGCGCCAGCTACCGCATGAACGGCATCAATCGGCTGGGCGCCGAATGGCTTACGCGCGCCCAGATCGGCGAACAACAGGAACTTTACAGCGAGTTCTACCAGCCCCTTGACGTCGGGTCGCGCTACTTCGTGGCTCCTTATCTGGACCTGGGCTCTCAGAACATCGAAGCGACCCTGGATAACGACCCGATCGCCGAGTACCGCCTGGAACGCTACGGCTTTGGCCTGAACCTTGGCCGTCAGATCGGCACCTCAGGTGAGGTCCGCCTGGGGCTGGGCAAAGCCTGGGGTAAGGCTGACGTGCGAGTAGGCGAACAAGACCTGCCTTCGGTGAGTTTCAATGAAGGTTTCTACGAGCTCAAATACTCCTTCGACACACTCGACAATGTGTATTTTCCGCACAGTGGCGAAGACATCAGCCTGACCTTGCGCAAGTACGACAAATCCCTGGATTCGGATTACGATTACCGGCAATGGTTGCTGAACGTGGACAAGGCGATCAGCAGTGGCCCGAACACTTTCGTGCTGGGTGGACGCTATGGGCGAACACTCGATGATACTGAAGTGGTGACCTCAAGCTTCGTACTGGGCGGGGCCAGGGAGCTTTCGGGCTTGCGCCAGGACTCGCTTTCGGGGCAGAACGCCAGCCTGCTGCGGGTGGTGTACTACCGGCGCCTGACCCCACGGGCCTACCTGCCACTGGACTTCCCACTGTACCTGGGTGGGTCGCTTGAGAGAGGCCGGGTGTGGAATAACGACAACGCCTTCGACAGCGGCTATATCAATGCGGCAAGCATATTTCTAGGGTTGGAGACGCCGCTGGGCCCGTTGAACCTCAGCTATGGCGCCAACACCGCCCATGAACAGGCGGTGTATCTCAACCTTGGGCATACATTCTAG
- a CDS encoding MarR family transcriptional regulator, with product MPLTDNQHRFGMQLAQMSRGWRAELDRRLAGLNLSQARWLVLLHLARFEEAPTQRELAQSVGVEGPTLARLLDSLETQGLVRRQAVLEDRRAKKILLCPPAKPLIEQIETIANALRIELFTGVDEADLQVCMRVHAKILANLERS from the coding sequence ATGCCCCTGACCGACAATCAACACCGCTTCGGCATGCAGCTGGCGCAGATGTCCCGTGGCTGGCGTGCCGAACTGGACCGCCGTTTGGCCGGGCTCAATCTGTCCCAGGCGCGCTGGCTGGTGTTGCTACACCTGGCCCGCTTCGAGGAGGCGCCTACTCAGCGGGAGCTGGCGCAGAGCGTCGGTGTCGAGGGCCCGACCCTGGCGCGCTTGCTGGATAGCTTGGAAACACAAGGCCTGGTGCGGCGCCAAGCGGTTCTGGAGGATCGGCGGGCGAAGAAAATTCTGCTGTGCCCACCCGCCAAACCTTTGATCGAGCAGATCGAAACCATTGCTAATGCCCTGCGCATTGAGCTGTTCACCGGCGTAGACGAGGCGGACCTGCAAGTGTGCATGCGTGTGCATGCCAAGATTCTCGCCAACCTTGAAAGGTCCTGA